The following proteins are co-located in the Seriola aureovittata isolate HTS-2021-v1 ecotype China chromosome 7, ASM2101889v1, whole genome shotgun sequence genome:
- the rbm12ba gene encoding RNA binding motif protein 12Ba gives MTVILRLQGLDVKAGTEDIRKFFESFHIPDGGVYIVGGSLREAFIAFTTERDARLAMRHNDSFLKGSKVTLHISSMAELEHKLKTLIKKKKASPTQLTAKSQPSPDVNLPSLNALPHDHNNANPSPTTARPVDPRTANLPQPPYPKKSSTNLHISAVNSLDSNTAFLLGICTVLQGLQSSHQRESNEAGPRVDFPKADSTVEFSDVVRTPELTLNSEPGYVRLFGLPASATKEDICHFFRELTVQEAIVNVKLGLRHCCLVKFANTQDACDALHFNQQSLGNSCVEVRGATEKMWTSALQECESALGDEESVKPYKNPLRETANDKQKSASALRMKRRSVNRLPCKSPKKPRPEYDSATTFSPSMEYIVMVSNLPKKMTKTEIKELFGCPNIVHKNVLHLLDKEGNRTDTAFLIFNCIEDYEYAMNLSGCHVGSDTIKVSSITKKLMRDMMAKTHPIRLKHHLKMDTKKKPNGKRKSGPVGTSEEKPNMNPDSAVQACLFVRNMPGNVQKCQIKNLFNKYKLKEDNIILLRDSGGRSTGEAVVKFKSQKHAALAHGLHGQDFLGTEVLLTRINVKQMEDILARSGGEIEH, from the coding sequence ATGACAGTAATCCTGCGATTACAAGGCCTTGATGTGAAAGCAGGTACAGAAGATATAAGGAAATTCTTTGAAAGTTTTCACATACCTGATGGTGGAGTGTACATAGTGGGGGGGAGTCTCAGAGAAGCTTTTATTGCATTTACCACTGAAAGAGATGCTCGGCTTGCCATGCGGCACAATGATAGTTTCCTGAAAGGGTCTAAGGTGACTTTACACATAAGCAGCATGGCAGAACTGGAGCACAAATTAAAGACActgataaaaaagaagaaagcctCCCCCACCCAGCTGACTGCCAAGAGTCAGCCAAGTCCAGATGTAAATCTGCCATCTTTGAATGCATTGCCTCATGATCACAATAATGCAAATCCATCACCTACTACTGCACGGCCAGTTGATCCCCGCACTGCAAATTTGCCACAGCCTCCTTATCCCAAAAAGTCTTCTACAAATCTGCACATTTCAGCTGTGAACTCACTTGATTCCAATACTGCCTTTCTTCTTGGGATTTGTACTGTCCTTCAAGGACTCCAGTCATCCCATCAAAGAGAAAGCAACGAGGCAGGGCCAAGAGTTGATTTCCCCAAGGCTGATAGCACAGTTGAATTTTCCGATGTGGTGAGGACACCAGAGCTAACTCTGAACTCAGAGCCTGGCTATGTCAGGCTCTTTGGTCTGCCAGCCTCAGCTACAAAAGAAGACATCTGCCATTTTTTCAGAGAGTTGACGGTACAGGAAGCCATAGTGAATGTGAAGTTGGGTCTTCGCCATTGCTGCCTTGTGAAGTTTGCAAACACGCAGGATGCATGTGATGCTCTTCATTTCAACCAACAGTCACTGGGCAACAGCTGTGTGGAGGTACGTGGAGCAACTGAGAAGATGTGGACCAGTGCCCTGCAAGAATGTGAAAGTGCGCTTGGTGATGAGGAGAGTGTGAAACCCTACAAAAACCCTCTTAGGGAAACTGCAAACGACAAACAAAAATCTGCTTCTGCACTGCGGATGAAGAGGCGATCTGTCAACCGATTACCATGTAAATCACCAAAGAAGCCAAGACCAGAGTATGACTCAGCAACTACCTTTTCACCGAGTATGGAGTACATTGTCATGGTCAGTAATCTACCCAAAAAGATGACcaagactgaaataaaagaatTGTTTGGATGTCCAAACATTGTACACAAAAATGTACTCCATTTGCTTGACAAGGAAGGCAACAGAACAGACAcagcttttcttatttttaactGCATTGAGGACTATGAATATGCAATGAATCTCAGTGGGTGCCATGTTGGCTCTGACACCATTAAGGTATCATCAATCACTAAGAAGCTGATGAGGGACATGATGGCCAAAACACATCCCATTAGGCTTAAGCATCATCTGAAGATGGACACAAAGAAGAAACCAAATGGAAAGAGGAAATCAGGTCCAGTTGGGACATCAGAAGAGAAACCAAACATGAACCCAGACTCAGCTGTTCAGGCGTGCCTGTTTGTTAGAAACATGCCTGGAAATGTGCAGAAGtgtcaaataaaaaatcttttcaacaaatacaaactgaaGGAGGATAATATCATCTTGCTCCGTGACAGTGGTGGCAGGAGTACTGGTGAGGCTGTGGTTAAGTTTAAGTCACAGAAGCATGCGGCTCTGGCTCATGGGCTCCATGGACAGGACTTCCTGGGGACAGAAGTACTTCTTACCCGCATAAATGTGAAGCAGATGGAGGACATCTTGGCAAGAAGCGGTGGGGAAATTGAACATTAA
- the tmem67 gene encoding meckelin isoform X3, with the protein MATGTLPFVVNRHKVPLTLILLTYIDLLHCQLFVIPFKAPSECGVEEFFDISSLSCVRCGPNQRRSTTGLSCTCKTGYQSLTTDKTSLTCQQCPTDKPAVTKDGFGCIRCPGSLIDEGKCKCPKGDVLVERDVNGNLLVEARCETCNGNSPAFSVPNSNGDRCKRCQASFINTSCQCNTPNVLAGGLCFPSGTLSTNVNPSVNYAQLKFSVQSAWFVKNLYSSAAACLVFSNLTACQALGNMCVMNMHSLSGVSADACGLFNSIFRSRAAASSTQDISYWRANLPWLYYGDEPGLASRVLQTDPVPIGFSFRGKKKNTDIKLHAAVYNVRGEFLRWEPVGGGNLQLCPETATRQKSAFSFGTAYHESCDLSVAELWGTHPEPLFYDLFMELGGEENRKLLPLPQLVYNQQYNGRFINQEGMKNWYLSRRMFLVDMLSGREKESSLPKVIRVASSVKIRLQLVPRTQEGQVFPPLMTVTYKDVPIMDINTQTVSTTFAVEYEMDQSEARMKTDTALGVMGGMAVLYSLLKTVSWKRRIASPLIDVETMLRFLLFYAGDLANVFFAVTVGTGLYWLIFYKAVQFLHKLILQVSVDIFFIDWERPRSKASRTVQATGETKRDPSPVSIWRTYFVANEWNEIQTIRKISPTFQIMAVLFFLEVLGFSNLALRDPWPTLQRSSQAYIPSYSLMLRYGLAATLWLCIGLLQVIFFTVFHEHFVEDKIRQFVDLCSISNISVLLLSHRCFGYYIHGRSVHGHADTNMEEMNNNLKREAESLCGQRGLLPNTDVQTFQVSLTNRLRSQYDRIREPLSRKNGPSRLMDASTANPFDQNIRAYHTMNHFLGSIIDHAHPDMDYIVKDKLVFERVIGMEFLEPNEKSIFYNDEAHSFSDMLFYGNEATLLIFDTLFFCVVDLGSQSFVLAAVLTYIQQMLFRLIRNFLGRKNLVNKTLVDERFLI; encoded by the exons ATGGCGACGGGGACGCTACCATTTGTTGTTAACAGACACAAAGTGCCTTTAACGTTAATTCTTTTAACATACATAGATTTACttcactgtcagctgtttgtTATACCCTTTAAGGCTCCTTCAGAGTGTGGTGTGGAAGAATTTTTCGATATCTCGAGTTTGTCGTGTGTGAGGTGCGGTCCAAATCAGCGACGGAGCACAACAG GACTGAGCTGTACTTGCAAAACTGGGTACCAAAGTCTCACCACTGACAAGACATCTCTTACTTGTCAGCAATGTCCCACTGACAAGCCT GCAGTAACAAAAGATGGGTTTGGGTGTATCCGCTGTCCAGGCAGTCTCATTGATGAGGGGAAGTGCAAGTGCCCAAAAGGCGATGTCCTGG tggaGAGAGATGTCAATGGAAATCTTTTGGTTGAGGCCAGGTGTGAAACGTGTAATGGAAACAGCCCCGCTTTCTCTGTACCAAACAGCAATGGAGACAG GTGTAAGAGATGTCAGGCTTCCTTCATAAACACCTCTTGTCAGTGTAATACTCCTAATGTCCTG GCAGGAGGATTATGTTTCCCTTCAGGCACCCTCTCCACCAATGTGAATCCCAGTGTCAACTATGCTCAGTTG AAGTTCAGTGTCCAGTCTGCCTGGTTTGTGAAAAACCTCTACTCATCAGCTGCAGCCTGCCTT GTCTTCTCCAACCTGACGGCATGCCAGGCTCTTGGGAACATGTGTGTGATGAACATGCACTCCTTGAGCGGTGTGTCCGCCGATGCCTGTGGTCTCTTTAACTCCATTTTCAGATCAAGGGCTGCTGCAAGCTCAACTCAAGACATTTCCTATTG GAGAGCTAATCTACCATGGCTTTACTATGGGGACGAGCCAGGACTGGCCAGTCGAGTGCTTCAGACTGACCCAGTTCCTATTGGATTCagtttcagaggaaaaaagaag AACACTGACATAAAGCTGCATGCTGCTGTCTATAATGTCAGAGGAGAGTTCCTCAGATGGGAACCAGTAGGAGGAGGTAATCTCCAG CTATGTCCAGAAACAGCAACCAGACAGAAGTCAGCCTTCAGCTTTGGAACCGCTTACCATGAAAGT tgtgaCCTCTCAGTAGCAGAGCTGTGGGGTACCCATCCTGAGCCGCTGTTCTATGATTTGTTCATGGAACTTGGtggagaggagaacagaaaaCTTCTCCCCCTGCCCCAACTAGTGTATAACCAGCAATACAATGGACGGTTCATCAACCAAG AGGGCATGAAGAACTGGTACCTGTCTCGACGTATGTTTCTTGTCGACATGCTGAgtggaagagagaaggagagctcCCTGCCTAAAGTCATCCGTGTAGCCAGCAGTGTTAAAATTAG GTTACAGCTGGTTCCACGAACCCAGGAAGGACAGGTATTTCCCCCTTTAATGACTGTGACCTACAAAGATGTTCCCATCATGGATATCAATACACAAACTGTGTCT ACAACATTTGCTGTGGAGTACGAGATGGATCAGAGTGAGGCTCGCATGAAAACAGAT ACTGCTCTGGGTGTGATGGGTGGTATGGCCGTGCTTTACTCTCTGCTGAAGACAGTCAGCTGGAAGAGAAGGATTGCCTCGCCACTCATTGATGTGGAG ACAATGCTgaggtttttgttgttttatgctGGAGATCTGGCCAATGTTTTCTTTGCTGTCACCGTGGGAACTGGACTTTACTGGCTCATCTTTTACAAG GCTGTTCAGTTTCTCCACAAGCTGATCCTTCAGGTGTCAGTTGATATATTCTTTATTGACTGGGAGAGGCCACGAAGCAAAGCTAGCAGAACTGTGCAAG CTACTGGTGAGACGAAACGGGACCCTTCTCCTGTCAGCATCTGGAGGACCTACTTTGTGGCGAATGAATGGAACGAGATCCAGACCATCCGCAAGATCAGCCCAACCTTTCAGATCATGGCTGTGCTCTTCTTCCTTGAA GTGCTGGGTTTCTCTAACCTGGCCCTGAGGGACCCCTGGCCAACTTTGCAGCGATCCTCACAAGCGTACATCCCTTCATACAGCCTGATGTTGCGCTATGGTCTGGCAGCCACACTGTGGCTCTGCATTGGACTTCTGCAG GTGattttcttcactgtgtttcatGAGCACTTTGTGGAGGACAAAATCCGTCAGTTTGTAGATCTCTGCTCCATCAGTAAT atttctgtgctgctgttatcTCATCGTTGTTTTGGCTACTACATCCATGGGCGTTCAGTACATGGCCATGCAGATacaaacatggaggaaatgAACAACAACCTGAAAAGAGAAGCT gAGTCCCTGTGTGGGCAAAGGGGGCTACTACCCAACACAGATGTCCAGACCTTTCAGGTGTCTCTTACCAATCGTCTGCGGTCACAGTATGATAGGATTCGGGAGCCACTCTCTAGG AAGAACGGGCCATCACGGCTGATGGATGCATCGACGGCAAACCCATTTGATCAGAACATCAGAGCCTACCACACCATGAACCACTTCCTGGGATCCATTATAGACCAT GCCCACCCTGACATGGACTATATAGTGAAAGACAAGCTGGTGTTTGAGAGGGTCATAGGAATGGAGTTTCTTGAACCCAATGAAAAAAGTATCTTTTACAATG ATGAGGCCCACTCTTTCAGTGACATGCTGTTTTATGGAAATGAGGCCACGCTGCTGATTTTCGACACTTTGTTCTTCTGTGTTGTCGACCTTGGATCTCAGAGCTTTGTACTTGCAGCTGTGCTTACATACATACAGCAAATG CTATTCCGCCTGATCCGTAACTTTCTTGGAAGGAAGAACCTCGTCAACAAGACTCTGGTGGATGAGAGGTTTCTGATATAA
- the tmem67 gene encoding meckelin isoform X2, producing MATGTLPFVVNRHKVPLTLILLTYIDLLHCQLFVIPFKAPSECGVEEFFDISSLSCVRCGPNQRRSTTGLSCTCKTGYQSLTTDKTSLTCQQCPTDKPAVTKDGFGCIRCPGSLIDEGKCKCPKGDVLVERDVNGNLLVEARCETCNGNSPAFSVPNSNGDRCKRCQASFINTSCQCNTPNVLAGGLCFPSGTLSTNVNPSVNYAQLKFSVQSAWFVKNLYSSAAACLVFSNLTACQALGNMCVMNMHSLSGVSADACGLFNSIFRSRAAASSTQDISYWRANLPWLYYGDEPGLASRVLQTDPVPIGFSFRGKKKNTDIKLHAAVYNVRGEFLRWEPVGGGNLQLCPETATRQKSAFSFGTAYHESCDLSVAELWGTHPEPLFYDLFMELGGEENRKLLPLPQLVYNQQYNGRFINQEGMKNWYLSRRMFLVDMLSGREKESSLPKVIRVASSVKIRLQLVPRTQEGQVFPPLMTVTYKDVPIMDINTQTVSTTFAVEYEMDQSEARMKTDTALGVMGGMAVLYSLLKTVSWKRRIASPLIDVETMLRFLLFYAGDLANVFFAVTVGTGLYWLIFYKAQQFVSVLLPLPAQEEQFVTYIGCAFALKAVQFLHKLILQVSVDIFFIDWERPRSKASRTVQATGETKRDPSPVSIWRTYFVANEWNEIQTIRKISPTFQIMAVLFFLEVLGFSNLALRDPWPTLQRSSQAYIPSYSLMLRYGLAATLWLCIGLLQVIFFTVFHEHFVEDKIRQFVDLCSISNISVLLLSHRCFGYYIHGRSVHGHADTNMEEMNNNLKREAESLCGQRGLLPNTDVQTFQVSLTNRLRSQYDRIREPLSRNGPSRLMDASTANPFDQNIRAYHTMNHFLGSIIDHAHPDMDYIVKDKLVFERVIGMEFLEPNEKSIFYNDEAHSFSDMLFYGNEATLLIFDTLFFCVVDLGSQSFVLAAVLTYIQQMLFRLIRNFLGRKNLVNKTLVDERFLI from the exons ATGGCGACGGGGACGCTACCATTTGTTGTTAACAGACACAAAGTGCCTTTAACGTTAATTCTTTTAACATACATAGATTTACttcactgtcagctgtttgtTATACCCTTTAAGGCTCCTTCAGAGTGTGGTGTGGAAGAATTTTTCGATATCTCGAGTTTGTCGTGTGTGAGGTGCGGTCCAAATCAGCGACGGAGCACAACAG GACTGAGCTGTACTTGCAAAACTGGGTACCAAAGTCTCACCACTGACAAGACATCTCTTACTTGTCAGCAATGTCCCACTGACAAGCCT GCAGTAACAAAAGATGGGTTTGGGTGTATCCGCTGTCCAGGCAGTCTCATTGATGAGGGGAAGTGCAAGTGCCCAAAAGGCGATGTCCTGG tggaGAGAGATGTCAATGGAAATCTTTTGGTTGAGGCCAGGTGTGAAACGTGTAATGGAAACAGCCCCGCTTTCTCTGTACCAAACAGCAATGGAGACAG GTGTAAGAGATGTCAGGCTTCCTTCATAAACACCTCTTGTCAGTGTAATACTCCTAATGTCCTG GCAGGAGGATTATGTTTCCCTTCAGGCACCCTCTCCACCAATGTGAATCCCAGTGTCAACTATGCTCAGTTG AAGTTCAGTGTCCAGTCTGCCTGGTTTGTGAAAAACCTCTACTCATCAGCTGCAGCCTGCCTT GTCTTCTCCAACCTGACGGCATGCCAGGCTCTTGGGAACATGTGTGTGATGAACATGCACTCCTTGAGCGGTGTGTCCGCCGATGCCTGTGGTCTCTTTAACTCCATTTTCAGATCAAGGGCTGCTGCAAGCTCAACTCAAGACATTTCCTATTG GAGAGCTAATCTACCATGGCTTTACTATGGGGACGAGCCAGGACTGGCCAGTCGAGTGCTTCAGACTGACCCAGTTCCTATTGGATTCagtttcagaggaaaaaagaag AACACTGACATAAAGCTGCATGCTGCTGTCTATAATGTCAGAGGAGAGTTCCTCAGATGGGAACCAGTAGGAGGAGGTAATCTCCAG CTATGTCCAGAAACAGCAACCAGACAGAAGTCAGCCTTCAGCTTTGGAACCGCTTACCATGAAAGT tgtgaCCTCTCAGTAGCAGAGCTGTGGGGTACCCATCCTGAGCCGCTGTTCTATGATTTGTTCATGGAACTTGGtggagaggagaacagaaaaCTTCTCCCCCTGCCCCAACTAGTGTATAACCAGCAATACAATGGACGGTTCATCAACCAAG AGGGCATGAAGAACTGGTACCTGTCTCGACGTATGTTTCTTGTCGACATGCTGAgtggaagagagaaggagagctcCCTGCCTAAAGTCATCCGTGTAGCCAGCAGTGTTAAAATTAG GTTACAGCTGGTTCCACGAACCCAGGAAGGACAGGTATTTCCCCCTTTAATGACTGTGACCTACAAAGATGTTCCCATCATGGATATCAATACACAAACTGTGTCT ACAACATTTGCTGTGGAGTACGAGATGGATCAGAGTGAGGCTCGCATGAAAACAGAT ACTGCTCTGGGTGTGATGGGTGGTATGGCCGTGCTTTACTCTCTGCTGAAGACAGTCAGCTGGAAGAGAAGGATTGCCTCGCCACTCATTGATGTGGAG ACAATGCTgaggtttttgttgttttatgctGGAGATCTGGCCAATGTTTTCTTTGCTGTCACCGTGGGAACTGGACTTTACTGGCTCATCTTTTACAAG GCCCAACAGTTTGTATCAGTGCTGTTACCACTGCCTGCTCAGGAGGAGCAGTTTGTGACGTACATTGGTTGTGCCTTCGCTCTCAAG GCTGTTCAGTTTCTCCACAAGCTGATCCTTCAGGTGTCAGTTGATATATTCTTTATTGACTGGGAGAGGCCACGAAGCAAAGCTAGCAGAACTGTGCAAG CTACTGGTGAGACGAAACGGGACCCTTCTCCTGTCAGCATCTGGAGGACCTACTTTGTGGCGAATGAATGGAACGAGATCCAGACCATCCGCAAGATCAGCCCAACCTTTCAGATCATGGCTGTGCTCTTCTTCCTTGAA GTGCTGGGTTTCTCTAACCTGGCCCTGAGGGACCCCTGGCCAACTTTGCAGCGATCCTCACAAGCGTACATCCCTTCATACAGCCTGATGTTGCGCTATGGTCTGGCAGCCACACTGTGGCTCTGCATTGGACTTCTGCAG GTGattttcttcactgtgtttcatGAGCACTTTGTGGAGGACAAAATCCGTCAGTTTGTAGATCTCTGCTCCATCAGTAAT atttctgtgctgctgttatcTCATCGTTGTTTTGGCTACTACATCCATGGGCGTTCAGTACATGGCCATGCAGATacaaacatggaggaaatgAACAACAACCTGAAAAGAGAAGCT gAGTCCCTGTGTGGGCAAAGGGGGCTACTACCCAACACAGATGTCCAGACCTTTCAGGTGTCTCTTACCAATCGTCTGCGGTCACAGTATGATAGGATTCGGGAGCCACTCTCTAGG AACGGGCCATCACGGCTGATGGATGCATCGACGGCAAACCCATTTGATCAGAACATCAGAGCCTACCACACCATGAACCACTTCCTGGGATCCATTATAGACCAT GCCCACCCTGACATGGACTATATAGTGAAAGACAAGCTGGTGTTTGAGAGGGTCATAGGAATGGAGTTTCTTGAACCCAATGAAAAAAGTATCTTTTACAATG ATGAGGCCCACTCTTTCAGTGACATGCTGTTTTATGGAAATGAGGCCACGCTGCTGATTTTCGACACTTTGTTCTTCTGTGTTGTCGACCTTGGATCTCAGAGCTTTGTACTTGCAGCTGTGCTTACATACATACAGCAAATG CTATTCCGCCTGATCCGTAACTTTCTTGGAAGGAAGAACCTCGTCAACAAGACTCTGGTGGATGAGAGGTTTCTGATATAA
- the tmem67 gene encoding meckelin isoform X1 — protein MATGTLPFVVNRHKVPLTLILLTYIDLLHCQLFVIPFKAPSECGVEEFFDISSLSCVRCGPNQRRSTTGLSCTCKTGYQSLTTDKTSLTCQQCPTDKPAVTKDGFGCIRCPGSLIDEGKCKCPKGDVLVERDVNGNLLVEARCETCNGNSPAFSVPNSNGDRCKRCQASFINTSCQCNTPNVLAGGLCFPSGTLSTNVNPSVNYAQLKFSVQSAWFVKNLYSSAAACLVFSNLTACQALGNMCVMNMHSLSGVSADACGLFNSIFRSRAAASSTQDISYWRANLPWLYYGDEPGLASRVLQTDPVPIGFSFRGKKKNTDIKLHAAVYNVRGEFLRWEPVGGGNLQLCPETATRQKSAFSFGTAYHESCDLSVAELWGTHPEPLFYDLFMELGGEENRKLLPLPQLVYNQQYNGRFINQEGMKNWYLSRRMFLVDMLSGREKESSLPKVIRVASSVKIRLQLVPRTQEGQVFPPLMTVTYKDVPIMDINTQTVSTTFAVEYEMDQSEARMKTDTALGVMGGMAVLYSLLKTVSWKRRIASPLIDVETMLRFLLFYAGDLANVFFAVTVGTGLYWLIFYKAQQFVSVLLPLPAQEEQFVTYIGCAFALKAVQFLHKLILQVSVDIFFIDWERPRSKASRTVQATGETKRDPSPVSIWRTYFVANEWNEIQTIRKISPTFQIMAVLFFLEVLGFSNLALRDPWPTLQRSSQAYIPSYSLMLRYGLAATLWLCIGLLQVIFFTVFHEHFVEDKIRQFVDLCSISNISVLLLSHRCFGYYIHGRSVHGHADTNMEEMNNNLKREAESLCGQRGLLPNTDVQTFQVSLTNRLRSQYDRIREPLSRKNGPSRLMDASTANPFDQNIRAYHTMNHFLGSIIDHAHPDMDYIVKDKLVFERVIGMEFLEPNEKSIFYNDEAHSFSDMLFYGNEATLLIFDTLFFCVVDLGSQSFVLAAVLTYIQQMLFRLIRNFLGRKNLVNKTLVDERFLI, from the exons ATGGCGACGGGGACGCTACCATTTGTTGTTAACAGACACAAAGTGCCTTTAACGTTAATTCTTTTAACATACATAGATTTACttcactgtcagctgtttgtTATACCCTTTAAGGCTCCTTCAGAGTGTGGTGTGGAAGAATTTTTCGATATCTCGAGTTTGTCGTGTGTGAGGTGCGGTCCAAATCAGCGACGGAGCACAACAG GACTGAGCTGTACTTGCAAAACTGGGTACCAAAGTCTCACCACTGACAAGACATCTCTTACTTGTCAGCAATGTCCCACTGACAAGCCT GCAGTAACAAAAGATGGGTTTGGGTGTATCCGCTGTCCAGGCAGTCTCATTGATGAGGGGAAGTGCAAGTGCCCAAAAGGCGATGTCCTGG tggaGAGAGATGTCAATGGAAATCTTTTGGTTGAGGCCAGGTGTGAAACGTGTAATGGAAACAGCCCCGCTTTCTCTGTACCAAACAGCAATGGAGACAG GTGTAAGAGATGTCAGGCTTCCTTCATAAACACCTCTTGTCAGTGTAATACTCCTAATGTCCTG GCAGGAGGATTATGTTTCCCTTCAGGCACCCTCTCCACCAATGTGAATCCCAGTGTCAACTATGCTCAGTTG AAGTTCAGTGTCCAGTCTGCCTGGTTTGTGAAAAACCTCTACTCATCAGCTGCAGCCTGCCTT GTCTTCTCCAACCTGACGGCATGCCAGGCTCTTGGGAACATGTGTGTGATGAACATGCACTCCTTGAGCGGTGTGTCCGCCGATGCCTGTGGTCTCTTTAACTCCATTTTCAGATCAAGGGCTGCTGCAAGCTCAACTCAAGACATTTCCTATTG GAGAGCTAATCTACCATGGCTTTACTATGGGGACGAGCCAGGACTGGCCAGTCGAGTGCTTCAGACTGACCCAGTTCCTATTGGATTCagtttcagaggaaaaaagaag AACACTGACATAAAGCTGCATGCTGCTGTCTATAATGTCAGAGGAGAGTTCCTCAGATGGGAACCAGTAGGAGGAGGTAATCTCCAG CTATGTCCAGAAACAGCAACCAGACAGAAGTCAGCCTTCAGCTTTGGAACCGCTTACCATGAAAGT tgtgaCCTCTCAGTAGCAGAGCTGTGGGGTACCCATCCTGAGCCGCTGTTCTATGATTTGTTCATGGAACTTGGtggagaggagaacagaaaaCTTCTCCCCCTGCCCCAACTAGTGTATAACCAGCAATACAATGGACGGTTCATCAACCAAG AGGGCATGAAGAACTGGTACCTGTCTCGACGTATGTTTCTTGTCGACATGCTGAgtggaagagagaaggagagctcCCTGCCTAAAGTCATCCGTGTAGCCAGCAGTGTTAAAATTAG GTTACAGCTGGTTCCACGAACCCAGGAAGGACAGGTATTTCCCCCTTTAATGACTGTGACCTACAAAGATGTTCCCATCATGGATATCAATACACAAACTGTGTCT ACAACATTTGCTGTGGAGTACGAGATGGATCAGAGTGAGGCTCGCATGAAAACAGAT ACTGCTCTGGGTGTGATGGGTGGTATGGCCGTGCTTTACTCTCTGCTGAAGACAGTCAGCTGGAAGAGAAGGATTGCCTCGCCACTCATTGATGTGGAG ACAATGCTgaggtttttgttgttttatgctGGAGATCTGGCCAATGTTTTCTTTGCTGTCACCGTGGGAACTGGACTTTACTGGCTCATCTTTTACAAG GCCCAACAGTTTGTATCAGTGCTGTTACCACTGCCTGCTCAGGAGGAGCAGTTTGTGACGTACATTGGTTGTGCCTTCGCTCTCAAG GCTGTTCAGTTTCTCCACAAGCTGATCCTTCAGGTGTCAGTTGATATATTCTTTATTGACTGGGAGAGGCCACGAAGCAAAGCTAGCAGAACTGTGCAAG CTACTGGTGAGACGAAACGGGACCCTTCTCCTGTCAGCATCTGGAGGACCTACTTTGTGGCGAATGAATGGAACGAGATCCAGACCATCCGCAAGATCAGCCCAACCTTTCAGATCATGGCTGTGCTCTTCTTCCTTGAA GTGCTGGGTTTCTCTAACCTGGCCCTGAGGGACCCCTGGCCAACTTTGCAGCGATCCTCACAAGCGTACATCCCTTCATACAGCCTGATGTTGCGCTATGGTCTGGCAGCCACACTGTGGCTCTGCATTGGACTTCTGCAG GTGattttcttcactgtgtttcatGAGCACTTTGTGGAGGACAAAATCCGTCAGTTTGTAGATCTCTGCTCCATCAGTAAT atttctgtgctgctgttatcTCATCGTTGTTTTGGCTACTACATCCATGGGCGTTCAGTACATGGCCATGCAGATacaaacatggaggaaatgAACAACAACCTGAAAAGAGAAGCT gAGTCCCTGTGTGGGCAAAGGGGGCTACTACCCAACACAGATGTCCAGACCTTTCAGGTGTCTCTTACCAATCGTCTGCGGTCACAGTATGATAGGATTCGGGAGCCACTCTCTAGG AAGAACGGGCCATCACGGCTGATGGATGCATCGACGGCAAACCCATTTGATCAGAACATCAGAGCCTACCACACCATGAACCACTTCCTGGGATCCATTATAGACCAT GCCCACCCTGACATGGACTATATAGTGAAAGACAAGCTGGTGTTTGAGAGGGTCATAGGAATGGAGTTTCTTGAACCCAATGAAAAAAGTATCTTTTACAATG ATGAGGCCCACTCTTTCAGTGACATGCTGTTTTATGGAAATGAGGCCACGCTGCTGATTTTCGACACTTTGTTCTTCTGTGTTGTCGACCTTGGATCTCAGAGCTTTGTACTTGCAGCTGTGCTTACATACATACAGCAAATG CTATTCCGCCTGATCCGTAACTTTCTTGGAAGGAAGAACCTCGTCAACAAGACTCTGGTGGATGAGAGGTTTCTGATATAA